A genomic stretch from Mya arenaria isolate MELC-2E11 chromosome 10, ASM2691426v1 includes:
- the LOC128205947 gene encoding uncharacterized protein LOC128205947 isoform X1 translates to MLPIQKYTHSLVFISLWTLRVPGKELFCPGIPDWRNKSCEERVDYTQYDLVREGFFVASAGNFLFETKGKHDAHILLQNEPEVYSRNVYEVVLGSDLNRMSVLRSSCHGPCIDDLETPGILNETEYRSFWITWNTSLAIGQGTKIDISNIILFTRMDFPIKSMRISYGWGSDGFFRFHDKLDFVTSTLTTTSTTTETFYSRSTHKGKTDVFLPDRGTTISRKDEDKPSVLTVALATSTGFCFVILLSTILWVCYLWNKRKSTGMETHSQPNPVGGEHYEGLRGREQESVYQNEEQYASVSV, encoded by the exons ATGTTACCGATACAGAAGTATACACACAGCCTAGTTTTTATCTCACTGTGGACATTACGTGTGCCAG GTAAAGAGTTGTTTTGCCCGGGTATTCCAGACTGGCGGAATAAATCATGTGAAGAGCGTGTAGACTACACCCAATATGACCTTGTTAGGGAAGGATTTTTCGTGGCAAGTGCGGGAAATTTTTTATTCGAAACTAAAG GAAAACATGACGCACACATATTACTGCAAAACGAACCAGAAGTGTATTCAAGGAATGTTTATGAAGTTGTGCTCGGATCAGACCTAAACAGAATGTCGGTTTTGCGATCAAGTTGTCACGGACCATGCATCGATGACCTGGAG ACCCCAGGTATCCTTAATGAGACAGAATATAGGTCGTTTTGGATCACATGGAACACTTCTTTGGCG ATTGGCCAAGGAACTAAGATTGATATCAGCaacataatattgtttacaCGGATGGATTTTCCTATTAAATCGATGCGAATTAGTTATGGATGGGGCAGTGACGGCTTCTTCAGATTTCATGACAaat TGGACTTTGTTACTAGCACTCTAACGACGACATCCACAACGACAGAAACGTTTTATAGTCGATCAACGCATAAAGGTAAAACAGATGTCTTTCTTCCAGACAGAGGGACCACCATTTCAAGAAAGGACGAGGACAAACCATCCGTTTTAACGGTTGCTCTTGCCACATCAACTGGGTTTTGTTTCGTTATACTTTTGTCAACAATACTTTGGGTTTGCTATTTATGGAACAAAAGAAAATCAACTGGAATGg AGACTCATTCACAGCCAAATCCAGTTGGTGGAGAACATTACGAAGGGTTGCGCGGGAGGGAACAGGAATCAGTATACCAGAATGAGGAACAGTACGCTTCTGTGTCAGTTTAA
- the LOC128205947 gene encoding uncharacterized protein LOC128205947 isoform X2: MLPIQKYTHSLVFISLWTLRVPGKELFCPGIPDWRNKSCEERVDYTQYDLVREGFFVASAGNFLFETKGKHDAHILLQNEPEVYSRNVYEVVLGSDLNRMSVLRSSCHGPCIDDLETPGILNETEYRSFWITWNTSLAIGQGTKIDISNIILFTRMDFPIKSMRISYGWGSDGFFRFHDKYRGTTISRKDEDKPSVLTVALATSTGFCFVILLSTILWVCYLWNKRKSTGMETHSQPNPVGGEHYEGLRGREQESVYQNEEQYASVSV, translated from the exons ATGTTACCGATACAGAAGTATACACACAGCCTAGTTTTTATCTCACTGTGGACATTACGTGTGCCAG GTAAAGAGTTGTTTTGCCCGGGTATTCCAGACTGGCGGAATAAATCATGTGAAGAGCGTGTAGACTACACCCAATATGACCTTGTTAGGGAAGGATTTTTCGTGGCAAGTGCGGGAAATTTTTTATTCGAAACTAAAG GAAAACATGACGCACACATATTACTGCAAAACGAACCAGAAGTGTATTCAAGGAATGTTTATGAAGTTGTGCTCGGATCAGACCTAAACAGAATGTCGGTTTTGCGATCAAGTTGTCACGGACCATGCATCGATGACCTGGAG ACCCCAGGTATCCTTAATGAGACAGAATATAGGTCGTTTTGGATCACATGGAACACTTCTTTGGCG ATTGGCCAAGGAACTAAGATTGATATCAGCaacataatattgtttacaCGGATGGATTTTCCTATTAAATCGATGCGAATTAGTTATGGATGGGGCAGTGACGGCTTCTTCAGATTTCATGACAaat ACAGAGGGACCACCATTTCAAGAAAGGACGAGGACAAACCATCCGTTTTAACGGTTGCTCTTGCCACATCAACTGGGTTTTGTTTCGTTATACTTTTGTCAACAATACTTTGGGTTTGCTATTTATGGAACAAAAGAAAATCAACTGGAATGg AGACTCATTCACAGCCAAATCCAGTTGGTGGAGAACATTACGAAGGGTTGCGCGGGAGGGAACAGGAATCAGTATACCAGAATGAGGAACAGTACGCTTCTGTGTCAGTTTAA
- the LOC128205947 gene encoding uncharacterized protein LOC128205947 isoform X3 codes for MTLLGKDFSWQVREIFYSKLKINIYVSTSRLGKHDAHILLQNEPEVYSRNVYEVVLGSDLNRMSVLRSSCHGPCIDDLETPGILNETEYRSFWITWNTSLAIGQGTKIDISNIILFTRMDFPIKSMRISYGWGSDGFFRFHDKLDFVTSTLTTTSTTTETFYSRSTHKGKTDVFLPDRGTTISRKDEDKPSVLTVALATSTGFCFVILLSTILWVCYLWNKRKSTGMETHSQPNPVGGEHYEGLRGREQESVYQNEEQYASVSV; via the exons ATGACCTTGTTAGGGAAGGATTTTTCGTGGCAAGTGCGGGAAATTTTTTATTCGAAACTAAAG ATAAACATATACGTTAGTACTTCTCGTTTAGGAAAACATGACGCACACATATTACTGCAAAACGAACCAGAAGTGTATTCAAGGAATGTTTATGAAGTTGTGCTCGGATCAGACCTAAACAGAATGTCGGTTTTGCGATCAAGTTGTCACGGACCATGCATCGATGACCTGGAG ACCCCAGGTATCCTTAATGAGACAGAATATAGGTCGTTTTGGATCACATGGAACACTTCTTTGGCG ATTGGCCAAGGAACTAAGATTGATATCAGCaacataatattgtttacaCGGATGGATTTTCCTATTAAATCGATGCGAATTAGTTATGGATGGGGCAGTGACGGCTTCTTCAGATTTCATGACAaat TGGACTTTGTTACTAGCACTCTAACGACGACATCCACAACGACAGAAACGTTTTATAGTCGATCAACGCATAAAGGTAAAACAGATGTCTTTCTTCCAGACAGAGGGACCACCATTTCAAGAAAGGACGAGGACAAACCATCCGTTTTAACGGTTGCTCTTGCCACATCAACTGGGTTTTGTTTCGTTATACTTTTGTCAACAATACTTTGGGTTTGCTATTTATGGAACAAAAGAAAATCAACTGGAATGg AGACTCATTCACAGCCAAATCCAGTTGGTGGAGAACATTACGAAGGGTTGCGCGGGAGGGAACAGGAATCAGTATACCAGAATGAGGAACAGTACGCTTCTGTGTCAGTTTAA
- the LOC128205950 gene encoding uncharacterized protein LOC128205950 isoform X1: protein MQLYLKMFLIQQFTKCIVLISLWTSYLTAAEDFYCPDIPNLNKSRLERVNYTQYDLVKEGVFVASAKQILFKTKGKHNAHILLQKEPEDFLTNVYEVVLGADRNTISYLRLHQHGQRLDALKTSGILNETEYRSFWITWNSILAIGQGTRIDINSIILLTRLDFPINSMRISYGWGSDGFFRFHDKSDNATSPRTTTPRRETSDHQSTQKALSDSLQDKHSSIVIALATSTGCLGFILLSTLLGVCFLWNKRKATGMGTHSQANPVGGEHYEGLRGREQNSVYQHYATLSV from the exons ATGCaa CTTTACTTGAAAATGTTCCTGATACAGCAGTTTACCAAATGCATAGTTCTTATCTCACTGTGGACATCATATTTGACAG CAGCTGAAGATTTCTATTGCCCTGATATTCCAAACTTAAATAAGTCACGGCTAGAACGTGTAAACTACACCCAATATGATCTTGTTAAGGAAGGCGTTTTCGTGGCAAGTGCGAAACAAATACTATTCAAAACTAAAG GAAAACATAATGCACACATATTACTGCAAAAAGAGCCGGaagattttttaacaaatgtatatgaagTTGTGCTCGGAGCAGATCGAAACACAATATCGTACTTGCGGTTACATCAGCACGGACAAAGACTCGATGCCTTAAAG acATCAGGTATCCTTAATGAGACAGAATATAGGTCGTTTTGGATAACATGGAATTCCATATTGGCG ATTGGGCAAGGAACTAGGATTGATATCAACAGCATCATTTTGTTAACACGTCTGGATTTTCCAATCAATTCGATGCGAATCAGTTATGGATGGGGCAGTGACGGCTTCTTCAGATTTCATGATAAAT CGGATAATGCTACAAGCCCTCGAACAACGACACCGAGAAGAGAAACGTCTGATCATCAATCAACCCAGAAGGCTTTAAGTGATTCTTTGCAGGACAAACATTCCTCTATTGTGATTGCGCTTGCCACATCAACCGGTTGTCTTGGCTTTATACTTCTGTCAACATTACTTGGGGTTTGCTTTTTATGGAACAAAAGGAAAGCAACTGGAATGG GGACTCATTCACAGGCAAATCCAGTTGGTGGAGAACATTACGAAGGGTTGCGAGGAAGGGAACAGAATTCAGTATACCAACATTACGCGACATTGTcagtttaa
- the LOC128205950 gene encoding uncharacterized protein LOC128205950 isoform X2, whose product MQLYLKMFLIQQFTKCIVLISLWTSYLTAEDFYCPDIPNLNKSRLERVNYTQYDLVKEGVFVASAKQILFKTKGKHNAHILLQKEPEDFLTNVYEVVLGADRNTISYLRLHQHGQRLDALKTSGILNETEYRSFWITWNSILAIGQGTRIDINSIILLTRLDFPINSMRISYGWGSDGFFRFHDKSDNATSPRTTTPRRETSDHQSTQKALSDSLQDKHSSIVIALATSTGCLGFILLSTLLGVCFLWNKRKATGMGTHSQANPVGGEHYEGLRGREQNSVYQHYATLSV is encoded by the exons ATGCaa CTTTACTTGAAAATGTTCCTGATACAGCAGTTTACCAAATGCATAGTTCTTATCTCACTGTGGACATCATATTTGACAG CTGAAGATTTCTATTGCCCTGATATTCCAAACTTAAATAAGTCACGGCTAGAACGTGTAAACTACACCCAATATGATCTTGTTAAGGAAGGCGTTTTCGTGGCAAGTGCGAAACAAATACTATTCAAAACTAAAG GAAAACATAATGCACACATATTACTGCAAAAAGAGCCGGaagattttttaacaaatgtatatgaagTTGTGCTCGGAGCAGATCGAAACACAATATCGTACTTGCGGTTACATCAGCACGGACAAAGACTCGATGCCTTAAAG acATCAGGTATCCTTAATGAGACAGAATATAGGTCGTTTTGGATAACATGGAATTCCATATTGGCG ATTGGGCAAGGAACTAGGATTGATATCAACAGCATCATTTTGTTAACACGTCTGGATTTTCCAATCAATTCGATGCGAATCAGTTATGGATGGGGCAGTGACGGCTTCTTCAGATTTCATGATAAAT CGGATAATGCTACAAGCCCTCGAACAACGACACCGAGAAGAGAAACGTCTGATCATCAATCAACCCAGAAGGCTTTAAGTGATTCTTTGCAGGACAAACATTCCTCTATTGTGATTGCGCTTGCCACATCAACCGGTTGTCTTGGCTTTATACTTCTGTCAACATTACTTGGGGTTTGCTTTTTATGGAACAAAAGGAAAGCAACTGGAATGG GGACTCATTCACAGGCAAATCCAGTTGGTGGAGAACATTACGAAGGGTTGCGAGGAAGGGAACAGAATTCAGTATACCAACATTACGCGACATTGTcagtttaa
- the LOC128205950 gene encoding uncharacterized protein LOC128205950 isoform X3, with amino-acid sequence MFLIQQFTKCIVLISLWTSYLTGKHNAHILLQKEPEDFLTNVYEVVLGADRNTISYLRLHQHGQRLDALKTSGILNETEYRSFWITWNSILAIGQGTRIDINSIILLTRLDFPINSMRISYGWGSDGFFRFHDKSDNATSPRTTTPRRETSDHQSTQKALSDSLQDKHSSIVIALATSTGCLGFILLSTLLGVCFLWNKRKATGMGTHSQANPVGGEHYEGLRGREQNSVYQHYATLSV; translated from the exons ATGTTCCTGATACAGCAGTTTACCAAATGCATAGTTCTTATCTCACTGTGGACATCATATTTGACAG GAAAACATAATGCACACATATTACTGCAAAAAGAGCCGGaagattttttaacaaatgtatatgaagTTGTGCTCGGAGCAGATCGAAACACAATATCGTACTTGCGGTTACATCAGCACGGACAAAGACTCGATGCCTTAAAG acATCAGGTATCCTTAATGAGACAGAATATAGGTCGTTTTGGATAACATGGAATTCCATATTGGCG ATTGGGCAAGGAACTAGGATTGATATCAACAGCATCATTTTGTTAACACGTCTGGATTTTCCAATCAATTCGATGCGAATCAGTTATGGATGGGGCAGTGACGGCTTCTTCAGATTTCATGATAAAT CGGATAATGCTACAAGCCCTCGAACAACGACACCGAGAAGAGAAACGTCTGATCATCAATCAACCCAGAAGGCTTTAAGTGATTCTTTGCAGGACAAACATTCCTCTATTGTGATTGCGCTTGCCACATCAACCGGTTGTCTTGGCTTTATACTTCTGTCAACATTACTTGGGGTTTGCTTTTTATGGAACAAAAGGAAAGCAACTGGAATGG GGACTCATTCACAGGCAAATCCAGTTGGTGGAGAACATTACGAAGGGTTGCGAGGAAGGGAACAGAATTCAGTATACCAACATTACGCGACATTGTcagtttaa